GACGCGCGCGGCGAGGTCGTCGAGTGGAACCACAGCATGGAACGCATCACTGGATTGACGCGCGAAAATGTTCTCGGCAGGTTCTACGGCGACGTCGCCGCCCAGTTGATCGCCGATCCTGAGCTAGCGGAACGCACCCGCGCGCGCAAGCGCACCCGGTTGACGGATCCCTCGCCCTGGCAGAGCAAAACGGTCGAAGTCGAAATTCGCCGATCGGATCGTACGCGTTGTGTCGTCCAACAAACCGTGTTCCCGATCCATACGGAAGACGGTCCGATGTTCGGCAGTATCGTGCGCGATGTGACCGAGCGCCGGGAAATGGAAAATACGCTCCGTCGCGCGAACGAGCAGTTGGATGCGCGGGTGCAAGAGCGCACCATCGCGCTGACGCAAGCCGTCCAGCGGTTACAAGACGAAATCGCGCATCGCCGCGCGATGGAATCGTCGTTACGCGATCGGGTGCGGATCGAAAAGATCATCAGCGCGATCTCGAATCGCTTTGTCACCTTGGCGACGGATCAGGTCGAGCGCGAAATCCACGCGGCGTTGCGGCTCGTCGGCGAGTTCAGCGGCGTAGACCGCGCGCACGTCTCGTTATTGTCCGATACGGGCACCGTGTTTGCCGAGTCCTACGAATGGTGCGCGGAGGGAATCGAAGCGCACGCCGTGGACGCGTTGCGCGTCTCGCCCGAACTGGTCGCGCTCTGTCTGCAAGCGATGCGGCAGGACGCGAAAATACACGTTCCGCGCGTGGCGGATATGTCAGACCTGCCCGGCGAAGCGGGCGACCTCTTGCGTCAGCGCGGCGTGCAATCGTTCATCCTGGTGCCGATGCTCCATCAAGGCAAGTTGATCGGCGTGCTCGGTTTCGACGCGGTGCGCGCGGAAAAAACCTGGCTCGCCGAAGACATCACCTTGCTCCAAGTGGTCGCGGAGATTTTTGCGAACGCGCTCGAACACCACCGCGCCGAACGCGTGCTCCGGGAAAGCGAGAGCCGGCAAGCCGTCATCTTGAATACGGTGCCGGTGATTCTCTACGCGTTCCGCATGAACGACGGCGTGTCTACGATGACCTGGATCAGCCCGAACGCGAAACAGATCACCGGCTTTCCTCCCAACCGTTTCGTGGACGATCCCCGGTTTTGGTTCGCGCGGATCCACCCGGACGATCAAGCCCAGGTTATGGAACAATTGCGCGACCTGGCTTTTGTGTCCCGGTCGGTCGAATATCGCTGGCAATGCGCGGATGGTTCGTATCACTGGTTCCTCGACCGGGTGGATGGAGTGACCCAGGACAATGCCACCGAATACGTCGGCACGTGGCTGGACATCACCAAGCGCAAACGCGCCGAAGAAGCGGAACACGCGCAACGCGTCCTCGCCGAAGTCTTGCGCGATACCGCCGAGTCGTTCAGCAACATGCTCGACGCCGACCAGGTGCTCACCAGTTTGCTCGCCAATGTCGAGCGCATCGTGCCGTGCGACGGCGCGAACGTGATGTTGGTAAAGGACGGTCTGCTGCGCGTGATGGCGTGGCACGGGTACGCGGACTTGCCAAAGCCGAACCTGGAACAGGGACTACTTGATCTGGAAATGCTGCCGAGTTTGCAAAAGATGTTTGCAAACGGTCAGCCCCAGCTCGTCCCCGACACCGCCACCGACGAGCATTGGGTCACGTGGACGGGGATGTCCTGGATTCGTTCGTACATCGGGATGCCGATTCGCGCGCTCAGCAAGACAATCGGGTTTTTGAATGTGGATAGCGCGACGCCGCACTTTTTCAATCCGACGCACGTCGAACGCTTGAAAGCGATCACGGGTCAGGCGTCGGTCGCGCTTTCCAACGCGCACTTGTTCGCGGAAACGCGCCAAAAAGCGGATCGCCTCCGCGTGCTGTCCCAGCGATTGGTCGAAGCGCAAGAGATCGAGCGCGCGCGCATCGCGCGTGAACTGCACGACGAGATCGGACAAATTCTGACCGCGTTGATGGTAGATTTGCACTATGTCGAGCGACATGCCCAGGAACCGGATTCGATTCGGGCGCGCGCGGCGGACGCCAAACGACTGACGAACAACGCGTTGGAAGGTTTGCATCAACTCGTCGTGGATTTGCATCCGACGAGTTTGGAGTACCGCGGTCTAGTGCCCGCGCTGCGCCAGTACATTGACGGCTTTGTCCAGCAGTTCCAGGTGCCCGTCGAATTCGACGATATGGGTTTGGGGGATGTGCGTCTGCCCGATGAAGTTGAAACCGCGTTGTATCGCATCGTCCAGGAGGCGCTGACGAACGTCGCGCGCCACGCGCACGCGCAGAGCGCCCAGGTTCTGTTCACGCAACGCGAAGGTTGGTTGAGTCTGCTCATTTGGGACGATGGGGTCGGCTTCGATCCGAACGGTCCGGCGTTGAGCAATCGGCTGGGCTTGGTCGGCATGCGCGAACGCGCGGAAATGCTCGGCGGACGATTCTCGGTGGAGAGCGATACCGGTATCGGCACAACATTACGCGTGGAGGTTCCTTATGTCCGTGCGAATTCTAATCGTTGACGATCACGCGGTGGTGCGCGCGGGATTGCGCGTGTTGCTCGGCGCGGAACCGGATTTTCAGCTGGTGGGCGAAGCTGCCGACGGGCAAGCGGCGTTGCGTTTGGCGGATGAACTAGCGCCCGATGTGGTTCTGCTCGATATGAACATGCCGCGCTTGAACGGCATCGAGACCACGAAACAGATCACGCAAAAACTGCCGCACGCGCGCGTGCTGATCCTGACGCTCCACGCGGACATTAGTTATTTGCGTCAAGCGATGGAGAGCGGCGCGGCTGGCTATATTCTCAAATCCGCCATCGAACCGCAGATCATCCACGCGATCCGCGCGGTGGTTAAAGGCGAAATGTTCATTGACCCGGCGATGACGATGACGGTCGTGCGCAGTCTTGAATCGGCGGACGCGTCCAAGAAAAGCGCAGCGGACAATCTGTCCGCGCGCGAAACGGAAATCTTGAGTCTGGTTGCGCGCGGACATACGAATCGCGAGATCGCGGAAAAAATGCACCTCAGCATTCGCACGGTCGAAGGGCATCGCTCCAGCATCTTCGCCAAACTGGGTTTATCCACGCCGATTCAAATCGTGCGGTACGCGATGCAACACGGTTTGCTCGAAGAATGCTAGTGCAGTTTGACAGACGCCGCTGGGAACGCTCCGGCGAGCGTTCCCTACGCCGATTGCATCAATCTCCCGCTGGGCACCGCCCAGCCGGGAGATTTTTGTTGTTTCGCGATGTCCGCGAGGCACACGGGCGATTTCGCACCGAGAATTTTCCAGTGGTTGAGGGCGTTGCGTAATCGGTGATAATTTCGTGATGGCGCAGATGTATATTAGACATCGTCGGGAATAAGACCTCTCTCGCCCAGCCGCCAAGAACGCCAAGTTTTTTCAAGATGATTCTTTGCGTGCTTTGCGTCTTGGCAAGAGGTAAAAGTTGTTTCCGATAAAGTCTATTCTGGTTGAACTTTGAGCCGTGCATAATTTGCCAGTGTCAGGTTAGCCGCACACTTGGCTCCGCGCACGCTTCGCGGCACGCGGAACATTTCTTTGTAGCCGTTCAGCCCATTCTGTCACACCTACACTCCCGAAGGGGTATGGTGCAAGTGTTACGAGGGCGGTTTTCGCGTGCTGAGCGAAGCCGAAGCAAGCAATCCCCAAAATATGGTCTGCCCGGCAAATTGCCCGGGGATTGCTCACTTGTCCTGGCGGGAACGCAAGCGCCAGGGTCGTCGCAAACAACGCTCCTCCATTAGACTTCGCAATGACACCATTCCCCGCGTGCACCGATTGCGGACACTACGCGCGTAGTCCCCGTTACGCGACTACGCTATTTTACCGTAGGAACTCGGTACTAGATACGTAATTATCCGCTTCACAGAATGGCTCATTCGAGAGTAAAGTGCTAGTGTTTGCCGGGTGATTGGCAACGCGCGATTTGAACGCGCCGATCTTGGATTCGCGAGGTACTTTTGGTGGAAATGCGTTTGGAGCAAAATGACGCGTCAGAGGATTGGCGTTATGTCGTGACCTTTGACTTGGATCAACAAACGTATGCGGTGCCCATCGAATCCGTCGTCAAGATCAGCGAAATCACCGCGCTGACACCCGCGTCCGGCGCGGACAGTAGTATCGCAGGGATGATCGAGATCGCGGGACGACAAATCCCGGCGGTCAATCTGCGCCGACAGAATGGTTCGGCGGAGAATCGAATTGATCCGCACACGCCGGTGCTCACCGTTCAGATCGGCGAGGTGGTTGTGGCGATGATCGTAGACAAAATCGCCGGCGTGTGGCGATTGCCGGCGACCCAGGTCGAGCGCTCGGCGAAGATGTTACCGGGAACGATGATGAACACGCCGCGTGGCAACGCCTTGTTGTTGAGTCTAGCATCCTTGTTCACCGCGGACCAGATCAACGTGCTGGCGCAGTGCGCGCCCGCGCTGCCCGGCGAAGAGCGTCCTAATTAGCGATACCTGTTTTGCCGATGTTCGATCAGCCACTGAGCGCACGGAGAGATAATAATCCGAAACGTTGAACAACACCTTCGCCAAAATCATAAATTGATCCGCGAATAACGCGAATCACGCGAATAAAAAAATTAGCGAAGATTCGCGAGATTCGCGGATGAAGGAATAAATTGGCGATGGTATTGCTGAACCGCCGTGGTTGAAATGTAGCGGCGCTGATTCTAGCCCCGCGCGGTGATAACGCCAGCGCTTTCGATTCGACGATTCGGGCAGGCGAACGATGCTTGCCGGAACGGCGGAGCGCGCCCAGAGTTCAGATCATTATGACAATTCTCTCCTGGACAAAAAACGACGACGCGAATTGGACGTTGATCATTCGCGCGCAACGCAATTGGCTCGATTTGCGGCTCGGCGAATTGTGGAGTTATCGCGATCTCGTGATGCTCTTCGTCTGGCGCGATTTTGTCTCGGTGTACAAGCAGACGATCCTGGGTCCGGTATGGTATCTCATCCAGCCGCTGTTGACGACGCTGACGTTCACCGTGATCTTTGGCAACATCGCGCGCTTGCCGACGGACGGCTTGCCGCAATTTCTGTTCTACATGTCTGGCACCGTCATTTGGAATTATTTCGCCGACGGCTTGACGAAAACCTCGAACACGTTTGTCAACAATTCGAATCTTTTTGGCAAGGTCTATTTTCCCCGGCTTGCCGTGCCGGTCTCGATTCTGATCTCGAACCTGGTCACGTTCGCGATTCAACTCGCGCTGTTCATTGGCTTCATGGTCTATTTTGGATTGTCGGGCGTAGCGATTCGTCCGAACGTCTGGATTGCGCTCGCGCCGATCCTGGTCTTGATGATGGCAGGGTTGGGACTCGGTTTTGGGATCATCGTCTCGTCGCTCACGACGCGTTATCGCGATCTGCGCTTCCTCGTGACGTTCGGCGTGCAACTGTTGATGTACGCGACGCCGGTCATTTACCCGGTCTCATCCATCCCCGAACAATTCCGCTGGCTCATCCTGGCAAATCCATTGACGCCGATCATCGAGGGCTTTCGATTCGCGTTCCTGGGCGCGGGCGCGTTCGACGCGGGGCAACTGCTGTACAGTTTCGGCTTTACGGTCGCGGTTTTGCTGATCGGGGTTTTGCTGTTCAACCAGGTCGAGCGGACGTTTATGGATACGGTGTAGGGGAGAGTTGGATAGTGCGATAGTGGGGAGTAGTAGCAAGAAACCCGTGTTCCACAAACCCCGGAAGCGAATTGGAGCGGGAGTGTCGTTAGCAGATTTGAACTGGTGGGGCGGATCGAATAGCAAGGATGTAAGAAGGATGTAAGAAGGATGAAGGTAGGATGCCCGAGGGATGCTTAATGCGGCAAGATAAAACAAGATGACAATAAAATTAGCCATTGAGGGCGGCAAGCCCGTCCGCGAAAAAATGTTATTGTTCGGCGCGCCAAATTTCGGCGACGAAGAGATCGCCGAGATAGTGGACACGATCAAGTCGGGCTGGGTCGGCACTGGACCCAAGACAAAAAGATTTGAAGAAGAATTTGCGACGTACGTCGGCGCGAAATACGCGGTCGCGCTCAATTCCTGCACGGCGGGTTTGCATCTCTCGCTTGTTGTGCTGGGCATCGGTCGCGGCGACGAGGTAATCGTTCCATCGCTGACGTTCGGCGCGACGGCAAACGTCGTTGAACACGTTGGCGCGCGCCCGGTGCTCGTTGACATTGACCCGGTATCGTTGTGCATCGCGCCGCGCGAAATCGAGAAGGCGATCACGCCGCGCACAAAAGCGATTATCCCAGTCCACTACGGCGGGATGCCATGCGCGATGAATGAAATCCGCGCGATTGCTGCCGCGCACAACATCACCGTCATTGAGGATGCAGCGCATGCGATTGGCGCGAAATACCAGGGCAAGAAAATCGGCGCGATCAGCCCGCTCACCAATTTCAGTTTTTACGCGAACAAGAATCTTTCGACCGTTGAAGGCGGGATGGTGACGACGGATGATCCCGCGCTCGAAGGAAAATTGCGCGTGTATCACTTGCACGGACTGAGCCGTGACGCGTGGAAGCGCTATCATACGAAAGAGTTTTCGGTCAGCGAGGTTGTCGTGCCGGGCTACAAGTACAACATGACGGACTTGCAGGCGTCGCTCGGCTTGCATCAACTCCGCAAGCAGGAGCAGTTCATCGCGCGGCGCGAAGAGATTGCGGCGTTCTACGACGAGGCGTTTAGCGAACTCGATGGCATGGTGCGAACCCAGCCGCGCCCGCATGACGGCGCAAGCCGCCACGTCTTGCACTTGTACGTGTTGATGCTCAACCTCGCGCGGTTGAAAGCAGATCGCAACCATGTGATTAGCGCATTGCTCGCGGAAAATATCGGCGCGGCGATGCACTTTATGCCTTTGCACATGCACCCGTACTATCGCGACACGTATGGCTATCAGCCAAACGATTTCCCAGTGTCGCGTTACGTAGGCGAATCGGTCTTGTCGCTTCCGCTCGTGCCGCAGATGTCGCGGCGGGACGCGC
This genomic window from Chloroflexota bacterium contains:
- a CDS encoding PAS domain S-box protein, with amino-acid sequence MQQGTPENNGERITALPVVSSRDALYRDVFDAAPFGYVLTNLAGIIQETNRAAALMLGVRQDALTGKPLVDFVAEEGTERLTFNACLARLQAGQTNEAWAVRLRSAEGGSFYAAANVSTLPDARATDGTPRLCWVLRDITRPKRTEGMLWQSEQQLRGIFENSADGISLVDARGEVVEWNHSMERITGLTRENVLGRFYGDVAAQLIADPELAERTRARKRTRLTDPSPWQSKTVEVEIRRSDRTRCVVQQTVFPIHTEDGPMFGSIVRDVTERREMENTLRRANEQLDARVQERTIALTQAVQRLQDEIAHRRAMESSLRDRVRIEKIISAISNRFVTLATDQVEREIHAALRLVGEFSGVDRAHVSLLSDTGTVFAESYEWCAEGIEAHAVDALRVSPELVALCLQAMRQDAKIHVPRVADMSDLPGEAGDLLRQRGVQSFILVPMLHQGKLIGVLGFDAVRAEKTWLAEDITLLQVVAEIFANALEHHRAERVLRESESRQAVILNTVPVILYAFRMNDGVSTMTWISPNAKQITGFPPNRFVDDPRFWFARIHPDDQAQVMEQLRDLAFVSRSVEYRWQCADGSYHWFLDRVDGVTQDNATEYVGTWLDITKRKRAEEAEHAQRVLAEVLRDTAESFSNMLDADQVLTSLLANVERIVPCDGANVMLVKDGLLRVMAWHGYADLPKPNLEQGLLDLEMLPSLQKMFANGQPQLVPDTATDEHWVTWTGMSWIRSYIGMPIRALSKTIGFLNVDSATPHFFNPTHVERLKAITGQASVALSNAHLFAETRQKADRLRVLSQRLVEAQEIERARIARELHDEIGQILTALMVDLHYVERHAQEPDSIRARAADAKRLTNNALEGLHQLVVDLHPTSLEYRGLVPALRQYIDGFVQQFQVPVEFDDMGLGDVRLPDEVETALYRIVQEALTNVARHAHAQSAQVLFTQREGWLSLLIWDDGVGFDPNGPALSNRLGLVGMRERAEMLGGRFSVESDTGIGTTLRVEVPYVRANSNR
- a CDS encoding response regulator transcription factor, which translates into the protein MSVRILIVDDHAVVRAGLRVLLGAEPDFQLVGEAADGQAALRLADELAPDVVLLDMNMPRLNGIETTKQITQKLPHARVLILTLHADISYLRQAMESGAAGYILKSAIEPQIIHAIRAVVKGEMFIDPAMTMTVVRSLESADASKKSAADNLSARETEILSLVARGHTNREIAEKMHLSIRTVEGHRSSIFAKLGLSTPIQIVRYAMQHGLLEEC
- a CDS encoding CheW domain-containing protein, with translation MEQNDASEDWRYVVTFDLDQQTYAVPIESVVKISEITALTPASGADSSIAGMIEIAGRQIPAVNLRRQNGSAENRIDPHTPVLTVQIGEVVVAMIVDKIAGVWRLPATQVERSAKMLPGTMMNTPRGNALLLSLASLFTADQINVLAQCAPALPGEERPN
- a CDS encoding ABC transporter permease, translating into MTILSWTKNDDANWTLIIRAQRNWLDLRLGELWSYRDLVMLFVWRDFVSVYKQTILGPVWYLIQPLLTTLTFTVIFGNIARLPTDGLPQFLFYMSGTVIWNYFADGLTKTSNTFVNNSNLFGKVYFPRLAVPVSILISNLVTFAIQLALFIGFMVYFGLSGVAIRPNVWIALAPILVLMMAGLGLGFGIIVSSLTTRYRDLRFLVTFGVQLLMYATPVIYPVSSIPEQFRWLILANPLTPIIEGFRFAFLGAGAFDAGQLLYSFGFTVAVLLIGVLLFNQVERTFMDTV
- a CDS encoding DegT/DnrJ/EryC1/StrS family aminotransferase gives rise to the protein MLLFGAPNFGDEEIAEIVDTIKSGWVGTGPKTKRFEEEFATYVGAKYAVALNSCTAGLHLSLVVLGIGRGDEVIVPSLTFGATANVVEHVGARPVLVDIDPVSLCIAPREIEKAITPRTKAIIPVHYGGMPCAMNEIRAIAAAHNITVIEDAAHAIGAKYQGKKIGAISPLTNFSFYANKNLSTVEGGMVTTDDPALEGKLRVYHLHGLSRDAWKRYHTKEFSVSEVVVPGYKYNMTDLQASLGLHQLRKQEQFIARREEIAAFYDEAFSELDGMVRTQPRPHDGASRHVLHLYVLMLNLARLKADRNHVISALLAENIGAAMHFMPLHMHPYYRDTYGYQPNDFPVSRYVGESVLSLPLVPQMSRRDAQDVVDAVEKVLGAYRN